A stretch of DNA from Rothia mucilaginosa:
GTCTGCGGAGGCGTGCGGGCGCACCACGATACTTGCGGCGAGGCAGGCTCCGGGTGGGGCGGTCCAGGCTCGGGCGAGGCGGCCGCGTCCGGCGCTTTGGTAGAGGCTGGCGTAGACGGAGAGCTCGCCGAGCTGTTCGCGTTCGGGGTCCGTGCCGTCCATGAGTAGTTCGCGGGCGCGGGTGGTGGTGGAGTCGACTTCATCGTAGAGGTGTACGCTGGAGTACCCGGTTTCCATTGCGATGGTGCGGATGCGCGGGGCATCCAAAACCGAATGACCGCTCTCGGTATGCATATTCTCTTCCATGGGCTGCGCCTTTCTGTCCTGTCCAAAACTACTCTGCCGTATGTCGACCCGCTTTCAGCTCACCGCCAAAACCTGCCGGTTTCTACCGAGTCGCACTGGCTTCTCACCATATCAATTTCTTGCCGCCGGTGATGCCCGTCCGGCGCCCGAGACGGTACATTAGACAGTGAGGGTGCATGAAGCACCGACCGGCTGCGGAGGTTCCTCCGCCCTGCTCGAAAGAAGACCGTTATGGCTTATTACGCAATTACTTATGTTTACGCAGCTCCCGAGGAGCAGGCGAAGTACCGCCCGGCTCACCGCGAGTACCTTGGTTCGCAGATTGAGGCGGGCAACCTGATTGTTTCCGGTCCTCTGCTGGATGGCGAGACCCCCGCCGGCGCTCTGCTGATTGCAAAGGTCGACTCCGTTGAGGCGGCCGAGAAGCTGGTTGCCGGCGACCCGATGAACATTGGTGGAGCGGTTCTGTCTCACACCATCACCGAGTGGAACCCGGTTCTGGGCACCATCTAAGCGTCATTCACGCTGAAAAAGCTTGAACGTGAACCCCCTTTTTTCGCCGGCAAGGTTTGCCGGTGCGAGAGGGGGTTTTCTGTGCTCTCTTGAGTCGTTCTTTCGCACTTTTCGTTCGCTATATGCACCTTCTTCTGTGCTGAGTGCATAAAAGTGTATCTAGTGTTGATATTCTGGCTTCTCACCTGGCATATGTGCGCTAGTTCGCACTATAGTTGAAAGATATGCACATTGTTCAAGAGTGCTCTTCGGGGCACCTGAGCACCCTATCACCGCAACCACTGGCTCCCGACGATCGGGTGGAGCAGGAACGAGGAATAATGTCCGAGAACCTCCAGCAGGAATTTGACTTGAGCACCACCGCCGGTAAGCTCGCTGATTTTTATGCACGTCGAGAGCGCAGCTTCGCGCCCAGCGGTGAGGCAGCTATTGAAAAGCAGCACGCGCGCGGCAAGCACACCGCCCGCGAGCGCATCGACATGCTTCTGGACGAGGGTTCTTTCGTAGAGTTTGATGCCCTTGCCCGCCACCGCACCACCGCATTCGGTATGGAGGCGAAGAAGCCTCTGGGCGATGGTCTGGTCTCCGGTTACGGCACCGTGGATGGTCGCCTAGTTGCCGTGTATTCGCAGGATTTCACCGTCTACGGCGGTTCCCTCTCGCAGGTGAACGGCGAGAAGATTGTGAAGGTGCAGAAGTTCGCGCTGAAGAACGGCTGCCCGGTTATCGGCATTAACGACGGTGGTGGCGCCCGTATTCAGGAGGGCGTGGCTTCCCTGGCGATGTTTGCCGATATTTTCCGTATGAACGTGCGTGCGTCCGGTGTGGTTCCGCAGATTTCGGTCATTATGGGCCCCTGCGCTGGCGGTGCCGCGTACTCCCCCGCGCTGACTGACTACATCATCATGGTGGACAAGACGTCGCACATGTTCATTACCGGCCCGGACGTCATTAAGACCGTGACCGGCGAGGACGTGGACATGGAAACCCTCGGTGGTGCGCGTCAGCACAACTCTGTGACCGGTACCAGCACCTACCTGGCTGAGGATGAGGAAGACGCTTTCGACTTTGTGCGCGAGCTTCTGGAGTTCCTGCCCTCGAATAACCTTGCGGAGTCCCTGCCCCTGGAGCATGACCAGGAGGCGCAGGTGAGCGTGGACGATCTGGATTTGGATACTCTCATCCCGGATTCGGCGAACCAGCCTTACGATATGCGCGCGGTCATTGAGTCCGTGGTCGATGACGGCCACTTCCTGGAGATGCAGGCGCTGTACGCCCCGAACGTGATGATTGGTTACGCCCGCGTTGAGGGCCGCACGGTCGGTATTGTGGCAAACCAACCGATGCAGTTCGCCGGTTGCCTGGACATTTCTGCCTCCGAGAAGGCTGCCCGTTTTGTGCGTCATTGCGATGCATTCAACATTCCGATTCTGACTTTTGTGGATGTTCCCGGCTTCCTGCCCGGCACCGATCAGGAGTTCAACGGCATTATCCGCCGCGGCGCTAAGCTGCTCTACGCTTACGCGGAGGCGACCGTTCCGCTGGTTACCGTCATTACCCGTAAGGCGTACGGCGGTGCGTACATTGTGATGGGCTCGAAGAAGCTGGGTGCCGACATTAACCTGGCGTGGCCCACCGCTCAGATTGGTGTGATGGGCGCTCAGGGCGCGGTGAATATTCTGTACCGTCGTGAGCTGGCTGCTCTGGCAGCTGAGGGCGGCGATGTTGAGGCTCGCCGCGCTGAGCTGATCGCCAAGTACGAGGAAGAGCTGCTGAACCCGTACCAGGCTGCTGAGCTGGGTTACATTGACGAGGTTATTGCCCCGAGTGAGACTCGCGTGCGCATTATTTCTTCACTGCGTGCCCTGCACGATAAGCGTGCGTCTACCCCGGCAAAGAAGCACGGCAACATCCCACTGTAGGCTTCCGTTGTGCGTTGTGCCCGCGCCGCCTGTGGCGCGGGCATTCCCAGGATTTTAGGTTTTCCCAGGATTTTAGGTTTTCGCAGGGTTTTAGGTTTTAAGGAGGCGTGCCTTTGGCAGGCTACAACCCGCTGAGTTATTTCTCATTCGGTAAAAAGAAGGATAGTTCGGAGGCTACTGAGAGCGCCGAGCAGCTTGAGCGTAGCTCCGCACGTTCTTCTGCGCACGCGGATACCGCCTCCAGCGCCGCGAAGGATTCCGCTCAGTCTTCGGTGGATACTGACGCTGAGCAGGAGCCGCTGCTGAAGGTGATTAAGGGCTCCCCCACTCCGGAGGAGATTGCCGCCCTCACTGCTGTGGTGGCAATGATGCAGGCGAGCGCCGCAAAGCAGGAGCAGAACTTGCTGGTGGGTGCCGCTTCGCGCATCCTGAACCGCGGTCAGCGCCTGGGTGTTTCGTTGCGTCCCGGTCCCGGTTCGTGGAGGCGCGCTCGCCCCATGTAGCGCGGGCTGATAACTCTGCTTCTTATATTCCCGTCACGCCGGCTGGTGTGACGGGAATATATTGTTTTGCCTCAAATTCAGGATATATATTGCGCTATTGAACATCTAATGCGCTGATTCTTGCGGTTTTGTCATATTAGAAACGATAAAGCGATGATGATACGCCCTGATGCTACGATGTATATACCGTCACATAAGTATTAATAATTGGCAGGGACCATGGCAAAGATGCTGAATAAAAACCATAGGCCCCCACCGGATGTCTACATCGCGCTTCTGTTGCCGACGCTACGGCGCTTGTCGAAGACTGTGCCCCGCACCGCCGCCTATGTTAGTGAGCAGTTGCGGCAGCAGACTAAGGCGTTGGGGTCGAAGAAGAACCTACCGGCTCTTGAATCCACCGATTTTGCGGTGGCTGTGCGCACCACCTTGAAGATCTTGGTGGCACTTCGTTATGCCCAGTTGATGCCTCGTCTGACCCCGTGGGAGAAGAGGAAGTATCTGCTCACTCCCCTGGGTGCAGAGCTGACTTGCACCCCGCATCTGCACGGTTCGGTGCCGCCGCGGGTGGTGAAGCAGGTGCAGGCGTTGTGCGCTCAGAGTCTGACGGCAAAGAGCGCGAAGAAGCTGAAGAAGCAGGCGAACGCGCTATTGGAGAATGCGGAGGAGGAGCATCGCCTCATTTTTGGTGCTTCTGATACCGGCACCCTTCATGCTCTGCCGCATTTCTCAGGCGCTGATTATGCTCAGCTGAGCCCCGCTGCTTATGCTGCAGCCGATGCCGGCTACCCTATACCCGCCCAGGATTCTGCTGGAACTGCGAATTCTTGGCCTGCCGGTCAGTCTCCGCTGGATATTATTTTGCGTGCCAGCGATTCGCCGGTGATTCACGCTCAGGCTGAGTTTGCTGAGCATTTTACGCAGGATTTGATTCAGCATATTCACGCGGTGACGCCAGAATATTTTGAGCAGATTGTTGCCGATATTTTTACGGCTCTTGGTTTTAGTACCGAGGTGACCGGCGGTGCTGACGATAAGGGCGTTGACGTTATTGCCCGCTATTCTGATGGGCTGGATTTCGCGCCGATTTATATTCAGGTGAAGCATTATTGCGGAACCATGAAGGTCACCCCTAACGAGATTCAGAAGCTCGCCGGTGCGGTACTTTTACACGGCGGTTTGCAGGGCGTTTTGGTGACCTGCGGTGCTTTTGCGCATCCGGTGCCTAAGTATTTGCAGGGTTTGCCGGGCGCACGCAATATTGCTCTGGTTGATCAGCACCACCTGGTGGAGCTGATGATTCGCCACCGTGTGGGTGTGCTTGATGGTGAGGGCGAGTGCGGTTATCGCATTGATGAGGAGTATTTTGCCCGCGGCATGGAGTAGACCTCACCGTTTGGAGTAGCCCTCGCGGTTTGGAGTAGCCGGGGTGTTTTTGGGGTGGGTATTTCCCTCTAAATATCTCTGACCTTCGCGCATTTCCTGCGTCATTTCACTTAATGTATTTTCACTTTTCCGCGAGGATATTTTTCACATATCGGCTGGTTTTAGAAATCTCGATGATTTCTGAAACCAGCCGATACAATAATGAAGGTAATGCGTTATATATTCTTCGC
This window harbors:
- a CDS encoding YciI family protein, with product MAYYAITYVYAAPEEQAKYRPAHREYLGSQIEAGNLIVSGPLLDGETPAGALLIAKVDSVEAAEKLVAGDPMNIGGAVLSHTITEWNPVLGTI
- a CDS encoding acyl-CoA carboxylase subunit beta: MSENLQQEFDLSTTAGKLADFYARRERSFAPSGEAAIEKQHARGKHTARERIDMLLDEGSFVEFDALARHRTTAFGMEAKKPLGDGLVSGYGTVDGRLVAVYSQDFTVYGGSLSQVNGEKIVKVQKFALKNGCPVIGINDGGGARIQEGVASLAMFADIFRMNVRASGVVPQISVIMGPCAGGAAYSPALTDYIIMVDKTSHMFITGPDVIKTVTGEDVDMETLGGARQHNSVTGTSTYLAEDEEDAFDFVRELLEFLPSNNLAESLPLEHDQEAQVSVDDLDLDTLIPDSANQPYDMRAVIESVVDDGHFLEMQALYAPNVMIGYARVEGRTVGIVANQPMQFAGCLDISASEKAARFVRHCDAFNIPILTFVDVPGFLPGTDQEFNGIIRRGAKLLYAYAEATVPLVTVITRKAYGGAYIVMGSKKLGADINLAWPTAQIGVMGAQGAVNILYRRELAALAAEGGDVEARRAELIAKYEEELLNPYQAAELGYIDEVIAPSETRVRIISSLRALHDKRASTPAKKHGNIPL
- a CDS encoding acyl-CoA carboxylase subunit epsilon — protein: MPLAGYNPLSYFSFGKKKDSSEATESAEQLERSSARSSAHADTASSAAKDSAQSSVDTDAEQEPLLKVIKGSPTPEEIAALTAVVAMMQASAAKQEQNLLVGAASRILNRGQRLGVSLRPGPGSWRRARPM
- a CDS encoding restriction endonuclease, which produces MSKTVPRTAAYVSEQLRQQTKALGSKKNLPALESTDFAVAVRTTLKILVALRYAQLMPRLTPWEKRKYLLTPLGAELTCTPHLHGSVPPRVVKQVQALCAQSLTAKSAKKLKKQANALLENAEEEHRLIFGASDTGTLHALPHFSGADYAQLSPAAYAAADAGYPIPAQDSAGTANSWPAGQSPLDIILRASDSPVIHAQAEFAEHFTQDLIQHIHAVTPEYFEQIVADIFTALGFSTEVTGGADDKGVDVIARYSDGLDFAPIYIQVKHYCGTMKVTPNEIQKLAGAVLLHGGLQGVLVTCGAFAHPVPKYLQGLPGARNIALVDQHHLVELMIRHRVGVLDGEGECGYRIDEEYFARGME